One region of Quercus lobata isolate SW786 chromosome 2, ValleyOak3.0 Primary Assembly, whole genome shotgun sequence genomic DNA includes:
- the LOC115976465 gene encoding probable adenylate kinase 7, mitochondrial, with product MSVLSQLRSIAPRRIGLLSTRAYGSAAQLQYDYSEEEDSEDEGAPRQLGMAESEGWGWVPERGVQWVLMGDRGIKRHVYGERLSKLLEVPHISMGTLVRQELHPRSSLYKQIANAVNEGKLVPEEIIFALLSKRLEEGYCRGETGFILDGIPRTRMQAEILDQIADIDLVVNFKCTEDSLLKKNLRAGNFSHHRDHLSMSNYPGCNLNLQSQDKQLDSSSADSGATWKEKFHLYSEESKPLEDYYRKQKKLLDFHVAAAPGETWQGLLAALQIQHINAVSSSPKLTA from the exons ATGTCCGTACTCAGCCAGCTGCGCTCCATCGCGCCGCGGCGCATCGGGCTCCTCTCGACCCGAGCCTACGGATCGGCGGCTCAGCTCCAGTACGACTACAGCGAAGAGGAGGACTCCGAGGACGAGGGAGCGCCACGTCAACTTGGGATGGCTGAGTCCGAAGGTTGGGGGTGGGTCCCAGAGAGAGGGGTGCAGTGGGTCCTCATGGGAGACCGTGGAATCAAGCGACACGTGTACGGCGAGAGGCTCTCGAAGCTTCTCGAAGTTCCTCACATTTCCATGGGCACCTTGGTCCGCCAAGAGCTCCACCCTCGCTCTTCTCTCTACAAACAG ATTGCAAATGCAGTGAATGAAGGGAAGCTTGTTCCGGAGGAGATAATTTTTGCCCTGTTGTCGAAAAGGCTCGAAGAAGGTTACTGCAGAGGTGAAACGGGGTTCATTTTGGATGGGATTCCTCGAACAAGGATGCAAGCT gAGATTCTTGACCAAATCGCTGATATCGATTTAGTGGTGAATTTCAAATGCACAGAAGACAGcttgttgaaaaaaaatctaCGAGCTGGAAACTTTTCTCATCATCGTGATCATCTAAGCATGAGCAATTATCCTGGGTGTAATCTAAATCTGCAGTCACAGGACAAACAACTAGATTCCTCTTCTGCTGATTCAGGAGCTACCTGGAAGGAAAAGTTCCATCTATATTCAGAGGAG AGCAAGCCATTGGAAGATTACTATAGGAAGCAGAAGAAACTTCTTGATTTTCATGTGGCAGCTGCACCTGGAGAAACCTGGCAAGGGCTGTTGGCTGCATTACAGATCCAGCATATCAATGCTGTTAGTTCTTCACCAAAGTTGACCGCTTGA